In the Brachionichthys hirsutus isolate HB-005 chromosome 1, CSIRO-AGI_Bhir_v1, whole genome shotgun sequence genome, ACTCTGCGTTTATACCGGGAGCGTGTAACGGTTAACGTGTGACGTCACGCGATAAAATGCGACGTCACGTACACAATGTATTTGAGGCGCTATTCGAGATGGGAGGAAGAGCTTCCGACGTCGGACGTTCGGCGCCGCGATTTAGGATCATTTGACGAAACGTGACGTCACAGAAATAATAACTTCCATGGGGGAGTGCATAgcgctcctttttttttaaaacgttACGTTACTATTTGAGGTTCAGACTTTAAACCTGGTCCatcgtcctgcagggtcagggtgcaaCGCTGTAGCTTTGCCCCAGAACTGGTCCatcgtcctgcagggtcagggtgcaaCGCTGTAGCTCCGCCCCAGAACTGGTCcgtcgtcctgcagggtcagggtgcaaCGCCGTAGCTTTGCCCCAGAACTGGTCcgtcgtcctgcagggtcagggtgcaaCGCCGTAGCTTTGCCCCAGAACTGGTCcgtcgtcctgcagggtcagggtgcaaCGCCGTAGCTTTGCCCCAGAACTGGTCCGTCGTCCTGCAGAGTCAGGGTGCAACGCCGTAGCTTTGCCCTAGAACTGGTCCatcgtcctgcagggtcagggtgcaaCGTCGTAGCTTTGTCCCAGAACTGGTCtgtcgtcctgcagggtcagggtgcagCGCCGTAGCTTTTCCTCAGAACTGGTCCATggtcctgcagggtcaggatGCAACGCCGTAGCTTTGCCCCAGAACTGGTCCGTCGTCCTGCAGAGTCAGGGTGCAACGCCGTAGCTTTGCCCTAGAACTGGTCCatcgtcctgcagggtcagggtgcaaCGCTGTAGCTCCGCCCCAGAACTGGTCcgtcgtcctgcagggtcagggtgcaaCGCTGTAGCTCCGCCCCAGAACTGGTCcgtcgtcctgcagggtcagggtgcaaCGCCGTAGCTTTGCCCCAGAACTGGTCcgtcgtcctgcagggtcagggtgcaaCGTCGTAGCTTTGTCCCAGAACTGGTCtgtcgtcctgcagggtcagggtgcagCGCCGTAGCTTTTCCTCAGAACTGGTCCATggtcctgcagggtcaggatGCAACGCCGTAGCTTTGCCCCAGAACTGGTCCGTCGTCCTGCAGAGTCAGGGTGCAACGCCGTAGCTTTGCCCTAGAACTGGTCcgtcgtcctgcagggtcagggtgcagCGCCGTAGCTTTGCCCCAGAACTGGTCcgtcgtcctgcagggtcaggatGCAACGCCGTAGCTTTGCCCCAGAACTGGTCCCttgtcctgcagggtcagggtgcaaCGCCGTAGCTTTGCCCCAGAACTGGTCcgtcgtcctgcagggtcagggtgcaaCGCCGTAGCTTTGCCCTAGAACTGGTCCatcgtcctgcagggtcagggtgcaaCGCCGTAGCTTTGCCCCAGAACTGGTCCCttgtcctgcagggtcagggtgcaaCGCCGTAGCTTTGCCCCAGAACTGGTCCGTCGTCCTGAAGGGTCAGGGTGCAACGCCGTAGCTTTGCCCTAGAACTGGTCcgtcgtcctgcagggtcagggtgcaaCGCCGTAGCTTTGCCCCAGAACTGGTCCctcgtcctgcagggtcagggtgcaaCGCAGTAGCTTTGCCCCGGAACTGGTCcgtcgtcctgcagggtcagggtgcaaCGCAGTAGCTTTGCCCTAGAACTGGTCCatcgtcctgcagggtcaggatGCAACGCCGTAGCTTTTCCCCAGAACTGGTCCATGGTCTtgcagggtcagggtgcaaTGCCGTAGCTTTGCCCCAGAACTGGTCtgtcgtcctgcagggtcaggatGCAACGCCGTAACTTTGCCCCAGAACTGGTCCGttgtcctgcagggtcagggtgcaaCGGCGTAGCTTTGCCCCAGAACTGGTCCatcgtcctgcagggtcagggtgcaaCGCCGTAGCTTTGCCCCAGAACTGGTCcgtcgtcctgcagggtcagggtgcaaCGCTGTAGCTTGCCCCAGAACTGGTCCATCGTCTtgcagggtcagggtgcaaCGCAGTAGCTTTGCCCTAGAACTGGTCcgtcgtcctgcagggtcagggtgcaaCGCCGTAGCCCTTGCCCCAAACTGGTCCatcgtcctgcagggtcagggtgcaaCGCCTTAGCTTTGCCCTAGAACTGGTCCatcgtcctgcagggtcagggtgcaaCGCCTTAGCTTTGCCCTAGAACTGGTCCatcgtcctgcagggtcagggtgcaaCGCCTTAGCTTTGCCCTAGAACTGGTCCatcgtcctgcagggtcagggtgcaaCGCTGTAGCTCCGCCCCAGAACTGGTCcgtcgtcctgcagggtcagggtgcaaCGCCGTAGCTTTGCCCTAGAACTGGTTcgtcgtcctgcagggtcagggtgcagCGCCGTAGCTTTGCCCCCGAACTGGTCcgtcgtcctgcagggtcagggtgcagCGCCGTAGCTTTGCCCCAGAAGAGGGTGTCAGATGGAGGTTTATAGTATCAGAGGTCATGACCCAGATCCTGTTGCATCAGTCTGACCTGGTCTGTTTATCGACCTTTGAGCTCCGCATCATTCGGTTCTTATCTTTATCTCGGTTTGGCTTGTTGAACTAAAGTCGTGGTGACTCTTCACCAACCGTAAAACCGGAATACAAAATGCTGCATCGTCAGATTTAACGAGATCTTTCTCCAGAGACCGCATGGAGTCCTCCAGGAGACGAACCCAGTGCAGTGACAATGGGAGGAGGCCCGAACACAGGGAGCAGCTGGGGCAGTGGGGGAGAGCATGGTAAGTCCAAAATGTTCCAGAGCAGGTtcacctgacccccccccccccatccaaaccAACTAATGCACCTTAAAAACTCTGCAGTTCAATCTTAAAAAGCATGAGCACATGCACAAACCTGCTAGATCACACTGTGCATGTGGACACATTTCAGGGGCTCCTTAAGGTTCAAATAATAAACCCCGTAACTGTTATTATTGCGAAACCACAACATTGTTCAAGTACGTCGGAGCCtccgtccattttcttggagacaaagacacaattGACACGCAGATACAGGAAGAACATGCAGTCGAACCCAGAACCATCTCGCTGTGGTTTTCCATCTTTCATCCACGCTGGGCAAAGGTTTGCTGTCacaagtgggatttgaacccatgccTCCAGGGGAGACTGACCTAAACATGGCAACCTAGACCACTcggtccatcatccatcatccatccatcatccatccatcatccatccatcatccatcgtCACCGAGATAACCTCAGACACCTTCTCCAGCTCATCCGGGgagatcccgaggcgttcccaggccccAGCTGGGTCGTCTCGATGTGGAgaagcagcacccccccccccccccccaacccctctCAGGGTGCACCCAGCCACCCTgagaggaagctcattttgaCCGCTTGTCtctgggatcttgtcctttcggtcatgaAAGCAGGAACGTAGTTTGACCAGCCGCTGCACgatccgtctgtccgtctctgtcctTGAACAAGAGCCCAAGATGcttgagctcctcccccttgtTCATGTCTTTGTCCACAGGGAGGTGGACTGGTTTTCCCTGATCTGTGTGCTCGGTCTCCTTTGCTTCGCCCCGTTCATTGTCTTCTACTTTGTGATGGCCTGTGACCAGTACCGGTGCGCCATCAGCCAGCCGCTGTTTGAGTTGCTCCGAGGAGAGACGGCACCGCTCTCCATCTGGGCTCGGACAGCCCCCTTCACCTGGTCGGCTGCTCGCATGTACGCTGCCTGGGTGGCCTTTCAGGTGAGGATATCTGCTATGCAAGGACAGACGAGCCGCACGTTGTCTTCAGCTTTCACTAAGTGACATGGTGCACGTCCCTCAGGCcttcctgtgcgtgtgtgtccctgATGTGTCTCATAAGTTTATTCCTGGGTATGTCGGTGGAGTTCAGGATGGAGCACGGACTCCTGCTGGTAAGCGGCTGCCCCCATCGCACACGGATCCAACGCACCAGCAGCAGAACGTGCTTTTGGTGAATGTTCCCGTGTTGTCTGTTTGTTATTCTAGGCCTGGTTAATAAGTATGAGGTCAATGGGCTGCAGTGCTGGGTCATCACGCACGCCCTATGGGCTGCCAATGCCCTCTATTTCAATTGGTTTCTGCCCACGGTCATCTTTGACAATTGGATCCCCCTGATGTGGTGCGCCAACATCCTGGGCTATGCCGTGTCAACGTTCGCGTTTATAAAGGCTTACCTTTTCCCCACAAACTCTGAAGATTGGTGAGTGCTGATAAACACACGGAGTTAAGTTCCTATTAGCATACGACTAGATcaactttgtttgtgtttccacagCAAGTTCACAGGGAACGTCTTCTACGATTATATGATGGGCATTGAGTTCAACCCACGCCTTGGCAAGTGGTTTGATTTCAAGCTTTTCTTTAATGGCCGACCCGGCATCATCGCCTGGACTCTAATCAATCTGTCCCATATGGCCAAGCAGCAGGAAGTGCACGGCCACGTCACCAACTCCATGATCCTTGTCaatgtgctgcaggtacagTGACATGATGTCTCTGGTTTTTAACTTCAAATAAGGTCTTTgccattgatgatgatgaactgaGGAAGCTGCTCACGTATGAATCTTTCACCTAGATAGTTTAAATGTGCAAGAATCTTCCCTCACTGCGATGGACGAGGCTCCTCATGCGCTGTTACTCAGATCAGATCAAGCAGTATCTGTTACTGTGGGACTCATCTTAGCCCATAACGACTATAAAGGACTAGGAGGGACttgttatataatatatactctatatatatgtctttgtgtcttcttGCAGGCCATTTATGTGTTGGACTTCTTCTGGAATGAGGCCTGGTACCTGAAGACCATTGATATCTGCCATGATCACTTTGGCTGGTATCTGGGCTGGGGCGACTGTGTCTGGCTGCCGTACCTCTACACACTGCAGGTAACGCGAGAGATGGTGGTGATGAAGAAGTCATCTCAGCCAGCTATGTGTGCGTTTAGCTGAGTAGCATCCATGCATCACGGCCCGCCGTTTACAGGTGGGCCTCATTTAACCACGACTCGGAGTTACGGACGGGCTTTCCCAAATGTAAACGTTTTTGTTTAGTAGGGGTGTACGCTAAAATTTAATTTCAGTTCATGTCATAATTGGTAATCATAAATAATGCAGTAATGCCAACATTTTGAAAGAACTTTATGTCTAATATCCGTCGGAACTCCAATCAATGCGTTCATATTCCTACGCTTTTTAAGGAATTCATGTTGTGACTTAATGCAGCGCAGACGCCCTCGATCTCCTTCCTTTCTACAATAAAGCAGTCGAGATGATCACATTCACAAGTTACACTAGAGCAGTGCTTCTCAGTTATTTTCTGTcgctaggaagaaaaaaacattttgcgccccccccgaaaaaaaaaaaaacttttgtatccttattaacatacaaagaattatgaaaaagaaagaaatatagatcaacttacaacaaataataactttatcaccattttttttagtctgcaacagaaaatgaggaagtcaagtctttcttcttctccaccgtagattgtttacggccgctcttcttctgcactctgacaatcagggcaaAAAGGCGCTACGTGCAGCAAAACTAACAAGCTAGTCACGAGTTTTCTCCGGTTTTAAGCCCTCGCTTTTTTCTTCAAAACTAAAGAAAGATTATCACCATCGCTGGAACGAGTAGGAAGAGAAAAACGTGTCACTTTAACGCGGAATGGGAGGCGGACCTTTTTCACGATGTCGTTTAAACGCCTTTCTGCCTGTGCCGCCCAGAGATCGCtctccagatgttttatttattgatcaccgGAGAACACTTCGGCTGCTTCAACACGACCAAGAggcagttttcttcctgcagtactCTTCATCAGATACTCGGAGtcatgaatgaaaaatgagtgaaaaaaatcataaaatgtaatatataatatcactgatgttatatattatattatttttaataatacaaatacatgattttggTATGATggcaggtgaggctgtgcctcacttgcctccctTGTTATAGGTGTGACTCCTGGTCTGAGgcctccttttcttctggcTGCTCAGTTGGTCTTTTCCTCTGTGCAAAGAAGCTCTTCAaagatgtttgttgtttttactcaTTTTCGCTAGTTTCCGGGCTTATTTTGAGTCACGTATAAAGTGACCCCAAAGATTCACAGGTGATTGTTACGTAggagaaaatccggtggttttcaaaataaaacacctgtcagactttaataatcaatacaacggaaattatttattcttattcCAAGCATGTATCTCCCTCTgctaaatgttctgcacttataaagcgctttacatgaggcctcacattcacccattcacacacacattcaccctccagtggtgactgctgccatgcgaGGTGCAGCCAGACCCACTGGTAGCAGTTTGGGGgtcagcgtcttgcccaaggacactttgacatgcggaCAGCCAGAGCTGGGATTAGAACCACCgactctctgatcactggacgacccgctctacgCACTGCTATCtgtaaccctagccctaaccttTAACATTCATGATAGATCAGACGTAGGTTGTACctcggatagtacctgtatctgctggagccatgcacccagcttgggggttactgccccagAAAATGGGGGTGAAGCGACTGTTGCCTTCAcccacattttctccagctcttcttTCAGCccgtgttctttcttcctgataTTTCTATCGCTCGGGATCTCTCCATCTATCACTCCCGCTGTCTCCTGATGTTCGTCCACCACCActgtcaggctggttggacgTCACCAGTTTGTCCGTCTGGATTAGGAGGTCCCTCAGGGTCCTTACTCTATTTTTCTGGACCAGctttggaggtgtcctccatcttgactcTGGGGTGTCCAGTCCGTATTCGGTATGTTCCTGTACACTATGCCCACACCCTGGTTGTGTCGTCCCATGCATGCCTTGCCTGGCAGCATCTCaccccctgctgtgatgtgctgctctgtctctgggtgtcttTGATCAGCCTGCACCGGGGGTCCTGTCCGGTGTGCTGGACCCCGGCCTCTATTGATCTCGTGTTTAGGGCCTGTTCTTGTGCTGCCATGGTTTGTGTCTTCGTGCCGTCTTTCACTCCTGCCTTTTCCAGCAACTGGTACCTTTTTCCCAAGTGACCTCTTCAAATTGTCGATGGCACATGCATGCAGGCCATGCGGGGGTTTGTTCTCCCATGATGCCGGCGGGTTATCTGATGACTTGTAGAGCATAGCTGTTCGTGGCCTGAATCTTATTATTGCCATTCAGCCGACTCTGTAGGCATTTGGCTGTGGCTGACCTCCTAGCTGCCTCCTCATGGTTATCATTTGCCTATGGGACCCCCGGGTATTTGCAGCTGTCCTGCACATGTTATGTTGCCCTCATCTTCCCTCTTCGAGGTACCGTTCGCCCACACTTATCAAGTCTGAATGGCATCCGTTGTCATGGCTGTATATCCTAGTGAGGTGAATCAGGGAGTCCATGTCACACTTGTTCCTGGCATACAGCTTGATGTCATGTAGAGGAGGAGTCTGATAGTCATTCCGCTTCAGAACCGGTACCAAAAACCGCTCTTGGTAATGATCTAGCTGAGGTGGTTTAGGCCTATGCAGAACAGCAGGGGTGATCGAGTATCTTGGTCGATGCCGCATTTGATGCTCACCTGTACAACGGACTTTGAGTTAACTTTGAGTTGTCTTCCATAGCTCCATTGAGTTCTGGAGGacggttctttttttttttttttttcttttttttttttttttttttttaccttgtctgcattcgtgctccacagtgacggacataacgtcagtcactgctggagttctatgcaatttttattcttatagtgattgtgaccgtcacctgccctcttagcagactagcctattcctattttatttgttttattacctgcttaccgccgtagagggctgtgcacaccgcagcgaacacacaacatgaacaaacaaaaagtgacaaatacacagtgttctgagaagaaagtgcaatggatttatttgtgccccttaattctaccccttccatccaatcatcaccaagagttgtcccaatacaccaggttcacatcagcctctagaggaaagtatggatcaccaagttctcagatctgaagaaaaagagagagagcatagtgagagccacaagcactaacccagcaacctccactaactcagagatctgtgtgcggggttgactctctaaacgagttttaataggtgctggagtggtggatctggcatgcgtgaaacctccacctaagaacggggcagccatcccggacccaacaatggcaacatgagcccccagatcaccccaagcagccacagcaccccgagaacgaccaccatggcccccccagagccacacgcagaagaaccagtccagggcccgggggcgacctacaccaacacagccgacgaaacctaggccagcgcagcggcacggggcacagcgggccggcctggcgccccaccagcacccaacaccacgccccccccaaccacccgcccccctcccagcaccctccacccatcccacacaccccccatgCTCCTACTGTAAGTCTGCCAGCCATTGGGCGTTGGTGTTGTGCAACGCCTCTTTTCCCCAGATGCTCTTCCAGGATTGTTCCGTCTCAGCCCTGGGTGGGTCTGCTGGGATCTTGTTATCCTGCCACTGAGAGGAGACCGTAGCCGGATTGTTGGAGAACATCCTGGGCTCTACTTTGCTCGTGTATCTTTTTACGTGGGTAGCTAGGGCTGTGAGCCGTTGCTCAGCAGCGTCCAGCTGTGGAGAGCTGTATTCCTGCTCACCTCTGTTAGGAGGCTAACTTCTCTCTGTGAAGCCATGATTTTTGCCTCTAGTCTTCTTTTTCCTGCTCCTTCCAGCTGCCCATGCTGTTCATCTTGTGGCCGAGCGTCTCCAGGATACCGATGCCGCTGCATCTCTCAGCCGATTGGTCTCGGTGATGCTCGCGGTAGGGATACTTAGCAGTGCTGTGCTTAAGTCCTCCAGGAGAGATTCTGATGGTACTTTGTTACTTACTCCTGAGTTCCCCCAGGCTTCACGGTAATCCGTTGCACAGCTGACAAAAATTATTAAAAACAAGTTAGAGTtcaaaaaagatggaaaaaatattttatttatttaaaataataataatttaacagTAGGTAATAGTTTTCATAAGATTTGCTGCTAGGATGTATGAGAGTCAGTCCCATTCCAAACCTATATTTTCATTACTACATTCAATCACAAGGGGGTGCACTAACATTTTACAGCAGCCACTCTGGGAGGACGACTGTCCTCTAGATTATTCAGGTTATATCTAGCAGCATCTTTTGTGGATTTTTCACATCAGtcgttattttatatttcatctACCAGGGACAATGAAGCCGTCCATTTTCCACGATGGTCTCTTCTACAAAGCACAAACGCAGCCGTGGATGAGACCGTCGTCCCATGACCCGCTTTGCGAGGCAGGGAATGTAGTATTTATAGTGTATTTCTATGCCCTTTCCTCTCCAGGGCTTTTACCTGGTGTATCATCCGGTCCAGCTCTCACAGGGCCACGCCCTGACTGTCCTGCTGCTCGGTCTCATTGGTTACTACGTCTTCCGATCCACCAACCACCAGAAGGACCTGTTCCGTCGCACCGAGGGCTCCTGTTCCATCTGGGGAAAGAGGCCAACGTACATCGAGTCCTCCTACCGCTCGACTGATGGCGCCACCCACCGCAGCAAGCTCCTGACCTCCGGTTTCTGGGGAGTGGCACGTCACTTCAACTACACCGGCGACCTGATGGGGTCGCTGGCCTACTGTGCCGCCTGTGGCTTTGAACACGCACTGCCATACTTCTACATTGCTTACATGACCATCCTGCTGGTCCACCGCTGTGTGCGTGATGAACATCGTTGCAGCAGCAAGTATGGAAAGGACTGGAGACGCTACACGGATGCTGTCCCTTACCGGCTCATCCCTTGGGTGTTCTAATGAGGAGAGAAGGCTCAGCGCTAATTAGAAATGGTGCCTCTACTTACACGCGGAAGTGTGTCGTATTCTTGCAtgtatatcctcctgagacccagccagctagcgtgtcctctgtagtggacatttgtccactacagaggacgcatgtcagcgGGAGAAGCCAGGCAGCTGGACATAAACCGTGTTTAACGTCCGACTCCTGGTTTTtctgttaaaataatttttctTCCTTAGcgaagaagctctccaaagacgtttgtttgtttttattattcttcactagttcacggctgttttttagtaacgtatcacgtgacagaaaattcacaggcgaatgttacgttgaaGAAAATAAACGATACAACGAAAATTGCATAaatgagttcttctttctgtgcggcccggtaacaaatgcctcacggaccggtagcgggccacggaccggtggttgAGGACCCCTgatgtagacctgtcccttcgtcctatcacagagcacacctgatactttcctccccccgctccagcctgcctgcacacgattcttcacctccgttccacattctctccatcaccctgCTCTGTTGTGGGTCTagttgggttccgtctctccctgcaggtctttccttgctacagtgccttgagatgactttctgttatgatctggtgttgtagaaataaatgtaataGAATTGAAATCCATCTCCTCAATCCCCCGA is a window encoding:
- the dhcr7 gene encoding 7-dehydrocholesterol reductase, producing the protein MESSRRRTQCSDNGRRPEHREQLGQWGRAWEVDWFSLICVLGLLCFAPFIVFYFVMACDQYRCAISQPLFELLRGETAPLSIWARTAPFTWSAARMYAAWVAFQAFLCVCVPDVSHKFIPGYVGGVQDGARTPAGLVNKYEVNGLQCWVITHALWAANALYFNWFLPTVIFDNWIPLMWCANILGYAVSTFAFIKAYLFPTNSEDCKFTGNVFYDYMMGIEFNPRLGKWFDFKLFFNGRPGIIAWTLINLSHMAKQQEVHGHVTNSMILVNVLQAIYVLDFFWNEAWYLKTIDICHDHFGWYLGWGDCVWLPYLYTLQGFYLVYHPVQLSQGHALTVLLLGLIGYYVFRSTNHQKDLFRRTEGSCSIWGKRPTYIESSYRSTDGATHRSKLLTSGFWGVARHFNYTGDLMGSLAYCAACGFEHALPYFYIAYMTILLVHRCVRDEHRCSSKYGKDWRRYTDAVPYRLIPWVF